A genomic segment from Polyangium mundeleinium encodes:
- a CDS encoding DUF1588 domain-containing protein yields the protein MMRRRWPWLLALGALTGACTGLIGEPLDGKGGSTPTSFVCDTEAVPEALPLRRLSHLQYRNTVSELVRFAAPSAAAEILGGADPLFAQLPDDRRVGPDKHYAGFTRLDQALQQQHVDGAYRVGGEIGKALTASPSRLAELAGACATDADAANDDACLDDMIRRFGERALRRPVTDEDVAFYRGPAGAAPFDAADYADVVALLLNAPHLMYFVEHGQDGSDSTAPLDAYELASRLSYHFWQTLPDEALFASARSGALLTEAGYEAEVERIWSDPRTHAAMGELFGQWLDNTTLEELDARVGTPLFDAFTAGYTPGPDLREHMLAEVTDAALHYTFEEPGTFRDLLTSRKSFARTEDLASIYHVPVWSGSGEPPEFTEPERVGLLTRAAFLSTGSANTRPIMKGVFIRKALLCDDIPPPPPNAAANPPQLSESLSTRQVVEELTGQGACAGCHKVIINPLGFATENFDSLGRVRTEQALFDPDTGAVVSTATVDTEVVPRVESGDERVAKNAADLTSLIAASPKPYACFARQYFRFTFGRLEDLDRDACALEDVKLALDEGKPMADVLRSIARSTAFRMRSFVD from the coding sequence ATGATGCGAAGACGCTGGCCATGGCTTTTGGCACTCGGCGCCCTCACCGGCGCCTGCACGGGGCTCATTGGTGAGCCTCTGGACGGGAAGGGGGGCTCGACGCCCACGTCGTTTGTATGCGACACGGAGGCGGTGCCGGAGGCGCTGCCGCTGCGCCGGCTGAGCCACCTGCAATACCGCAATACGGTCTCGGAGCTGGTGCGCTTCGCGGCGCCCTCCGCGGCCGCGGAGATCCTCGGCGGGGCCGATCCGCTGTTCGCGCAGCTCCCGGACGATCGGCGTGTCGGCCCGGATAAACATTATGCCGGCTTCACGCGCCTCGATCAGGCGCTCCAGCAGCAGCACGTGGACGGCGCGTACCGCGTGGGCGGCGAGATCGGCAAGGCGCTCACGGCCTCGCCCTCGCGGCTCGCGGAGCTCGCGGGCGCCTGCGCGACGGACGCCGACGCGGCGAATGACGACGCCTGCCTCGACGACATGATCCGCCGCTTCGGCGAGCGCGCCCTGCGCAGGCCCGTGACGGACGAGGACGTGGCCTTTTATCGAGGCCCGGCCGGCGCGGCTCCCTTCGACGCGGCCGACTACGCCGACGTCGTCGCGCTCCTCCTGAATGCGCCGCACCTGATGTATTTCGTCGAGCACGGACAGGACGGGAGTGATTCCACAGCGCCGCTCGACGCGTACGAGCTCGCCTCGCGCCTCTCGTACCATTTCTGGCAGACGCTTCCCGACGAGGCGCTCTTCGCGTCGGCGCGGAGCGGCGCGCTGCTCACCGAGGCCGGTTACGAGGCCGAGGTCGAGCGCATCTGGAGCGACCCGCGCACGCACGCGGCCATGGGCGAGCTCTTCGGGCAATGGCTCGACAACACCACGCTGGAAGAGCTCGACGCCCGCGTGGGCACGCCGCTCTTCGACGCATTCACCGCGGGGTATACCCCGGGGCCCGATCTGCGCGAGCACATGCTCGCCGAGGTCACGGACGCGGCGCTTCATTACACGTTCGAGGAGCCGGGCACGTTCCGTGATCTGCTCACGAGCCGCAAATCGTTCGCCCGGACCGAGGATCTCGCGAGCATCTATCACGTGCCGGTCTGGTCGGGGAGCGGCGAGCCGCCGGAGTTCACCGAGCCGGAGCGCGTCGGGCTCCTGACCCGCGCGGCCTTCCTTTCGACGGGCTCGGCGAATACACGCCCCATCATGAAGGGCGTGTTCATCCGCAAGGCGCTGCTCTGCGATGACATCCCGCCGCCGCCGCCGAACGCCGCGGCAAACCCGCCGCAGCTCAGCGAGAGCCTGTCCACGCGGCAGGTCGTCGAGGAGCTGACCGGGCAAGGCGCGTGCGCCGGTTGCCACAAGGTCATCATCAACCCGCTCGGCTTCGCGACCGAGAATTTCGATTCCCTCGGGCGCGTTCGCACCGAGCAGGCGCTCTTCGATCCGGATACGGGCGCCGTCGTGAGTACGGCCACGGTGGACACGGAGGTCGTGCCGCGCGTGGAGAGCGGCGACGAGCGGGTCGCGAAGAACGCGGCGGATCTGACGAGCCTCATCGCCGCGAGCCCCAAGCCGTATGCATGTTTTGCCAGGCAATACTTCCGGTTCACCTTCGGCCGGCTGGAGGACCTCGATCGCGACGCCTGCGCGCTCGAAGACGTCAAGCTCGCCCTCGACGAGGGCAAGCCCATGGCGGACGTCCTCCGATCCATCGCGCGGAGCACGGCGTTCCGCATGCGCTCGTTCGTGGATTGA